The following proteins come from a genomic window of Perognathus longimembris pacificus isolate PPM17 chromosome 12, ASM2315922v1, whole genome shotgun sequence:
- the Terf1 gene encoding telomeric repeat-binding factor 1 isoform X1, with the protein MAEASSASGSPRGEADGKDAASPVEVMSEMEGDDQEQVEGKELRAGQLQLVDSEDEKASTDQNVDTVAQAEAVAAGWMLDFLCLSLCRAFHDGRFEDFNRARDSTEAIIHGLSSLTAYQLRTIYICQFLTRIAAGKSLDAQFESDERITPLESALNIWASIEKEHDKLHEEIQNLIKIQAIAVCMENGNYKEAEEVFERLFGDSDSYTSLERKLLTIISQKATFHSFFQHFSYNDMMEKIKSYVNCVVNEKSSTFLMKAAMKVVESKKGRVMTSPDKPNKKDVEIEAEGHLDKIKRSHKNLFLSKLTLGSSQQYLSKTTEKVETLQNGERIKENTRTTESTRLDDSEDQCRRPQKQKSRKKRKAWLWEEDKNLKSGVQKFGEGNWAKILLHYKFRNRTSVMLKDRWRTMKKLKLT; encoded by the exons ATGGCGGAGGCTTCCTCAGCGTCCGGGAGCCCTCGCGGGGAAGCCGATGGGAAAGATGCGGCTTCCCCTGTGGAGGTGATGAGCGAGATGGAGGGGGACGACCAGGAGCAGGTCGAGGGCAAAGAACTGCGTGCAGGCCAGCTGCAGTTGGTCGACTCTGAAGACGAGAAGGCGAGCACGGACCAGAACGTGGACACGGTGGCCCAGGCCGAGGCCGTGGCCGCAGGCTGGATGCTTGATTTCCTCTGCCTGTCTCTTTGCCGGGCTTTCCACGACGGCCGCTTTGAGGACTTCAACCGCGCCCGCGACAGCACCGAGG ctaTTATTCATGGACTATCTAGTCTTACAGCCTATCAGTTGAGAACTATATACATATGTCAGTTTTTGACAAGAATTGCCGCAGGAAAATCCCTTG atgCACAGTTTGAAAGTGATGAACGTATTACACCCTTGGAATCAGCCCTGAATATTTGGGCTTCCATTGAAAAGGAGCATGATAAGCTTCATGAAGAAATACAGAATTTAATTAAAATTCAG GCTATAGCTGTTTGCATGGAAAATGGCAATTACAAGGAAGCAGAAGAAGTATTTGAACGATTATTTGGTGACTCAGATTCATATACG TCTTTAGAAAGGAAATTGCTTACAATAATCTCTCAGAAAGCTACATTCCACTCCTTTTTTCAACACTTCAGCTACAATGACATGATGGAGAAAATTAAGAGTTATGTGAATTGTGTGGTAAATGAAAAGTCATCAACTTTTCTAATGAAG GCAGCAATGAAAGTAGTAGAAAGTAAAAAAGGAAGAGTAATGACATCTCCAGATAAGCCCAATAAGAAGGATGTTGAAATTGAAGCTGAAGGTCAtttggataaaataaaaag GTCTCACAAGAATCTCTTTTTATCAAAGTTAACACTTGGAAGCAGTCAACAATACCTTAGTAAGACAACGGAGAAAGTGGAAACTCTTCAAA atggagaaaggataaaagaaaacacaagaaccACAGAAAGTACGAGACTAGATGATTCAGAAGATCAATGCAGAAGACCCCAAAAGCAGAAATCTAGGAAAAAACGG AAGGCATGGCTTTGGGAAGAAGACAAGAACTTAAAGTCTGGAGTACAGAAATTTGGAGAAGGAAACTGGGCAAAAATACTGTTACattacaaattcagaaacagaaCAAGTGTCATGTTAAAAGACAGATGGAGAACCATGAAGAAGCTAAAACTGACTTAA
- the Terf1 gene encoding telomeric repeat-binding factor 1 isoform X2, with protein MAEASSASGSPRGEADGKDAASPVEVMSEMEGDDQEQVEGKELRAGQLQLVDSEDEKASTDQNVDTVAQAEAVAAGWMLDFLCLSLCRAFHDGRFEDFNRARDSTEAIIHGLSSLTAYQLRTIYICQFLTRIAAGKSLDAQFESDERITPLESALNIWASIEKEHDKLHEEIQNLIKIQAIAVCMENGNYKEAEEVFERLFGDSDSYTSLERKLLTIISQKATFHSFFQHFSYNDMMEKIKSYVNCVVNEKSSTFLMKAAMKVVESKKGRVMTSPDKPNKKDVEIEAEGHLDKIKRSHKNLFLSKLTLGSSQQYLSKTTEKVETLQNGERIKENTRTTESTRLDDSEDQCRRPQKQKSRKKRAWLWEEDKNLKSGVQKFGEGNWAKILLHYKFRNRTSVMLKDRWRTMKKLKLT; from the exons ATGGCGGAGGCTTCCTCAGCGTCCGGGAGCCCTCGCGGGGAAGCCGATGGGAAAGATGCGGCTTCCCCTGTGGAGGTGATGAGCGAGATGGAGGGGGACGACCAGGAGCAGGTCGAGGGCAAAGAACTGCGTGCAGGCCAGCTGCAGTTGGTCGACTCTGAAGACGAGAAGGCGAGCACGGACCAGAACGTGGACACGGTGGCCCAGGCCGAGGCCGTGGCCGCAGGCTGGATGCTTGATTTCCTCTGCCTGTCTCTTTGCCGGGCTTTCCACGACGGCCGCTTTGAGGACTTCAACCGCGCCCGCGACAGCACCGAGG ctaTTATTCATGGACTATCTAGTCTTACAGCCTATCAGTTGAGAACTATATACATATGTCAGTTTTTGACAAGAATTGCCGCAGGAAAATCCCTTG atgCACAGTTTGAAAGTGATGAACGTATTACACCCTTGGAATCAGCCCTGAATATTTGGGCTTCCATTGAAAAGGAGCATGATAAGCTTCATGAAGAAATACAGAATTTAATTAAAATTCAG GCTATAGCTGTTTGCATGGAAAATGGCAATTACAAGGAAGCAGAAGAAGTATTTGAACGATTATTTGGTGACTCAGATTCATATACG TCTTTAGAAAGGAAATTGCTTACAATAATCTCTCAGAAAGCTACATTCCACTCCTTTTTTCAACACTTCAGCTACAATGACATGATGGAGAAAATTAAGAGTTATGTGAATTGTGTGGTAAATGAAAAGTCATCAACTTTTCTAATGAAG GCAGCAATGAAAGTAGTAGAAAGTAAAAAAGGAAGAGTAATGACATCTCCAGATAAGCCCAATAAGAAGGATGTTGAAATTGAAGCTGAAGGTCAtttggataaaataaaaag GTCTCACAAGAATCTCTTTTTATCAAAGTTAACACTTGGAAGCAGTCAACAATACCTTAGTAAGACAACGGAGAAAGTGGAAACTCTTCAAA atggagaaaggataaaagaaaacacaagaaccACAGAAAGTACGAGACTAGATGATTCAGAAGATCAATGCAGAAGACCCCAAAAGCAGAAATCTAGGAAAAAACGG GCATGGCTTTGGGAAGAAGACAAGAACTTAAAGTCTGGAGTACAGAAATTTGGAGAAGGAAACTGGGCAAAAATACTGTTACattacaaattcagaaacagaaCAAGTGTCATGTTAAAAGACAGATGGAGAACCATGAAGAAGCTAAAACTGACTTAA